The following proteins come from a genomic window of Megalobrama amblycephala isolate DHTTF-2021 linkage group LG1, ASM1881202v1, whole genome shotgun sequence:
- the LOC125248067 gene encoding tripartite motif-containing protein 16-like, with product MSTDFVPKTRNDFLQYSQRFTVDLNTVSERLRLSEGNTMITVTDTDQSYPDHPDRFDHYPQVLCRESVSDRRSYWEVEKSESVYISVSYKSISRKGSGSECEFGSNDQSWSLRCLIVGYSFTHNNGHTILPVKPIISRTVNGKDYYKIGVYVDHSAGTLSFYSVSGDTMILIHTVQTTFTQPLYPGFRVYYRSSVKLL from the exons ATGTCCACAGACTTTGTTCCCAAGACCAGGAacgacttcctacaat attcccaacGGTTCACtgtggatctgaacacagtgagtGAACGCCTCCGTCTGTCTGAGGGGAACACAATGATTACTGTCACTGACACAGATcagtcgtatcctgatcatccagacagatttgatcattatcctcaggtgttgtgtagagagagtgtgagtgatCGACGCTCTTACTGGGAGGTTGAGAAGAGTGAGAGTGTgtatatatcagtgtcatataagagcatcagcaggaagggatcGGGTAGTGAGTGTGAGTTTGGATCTAATGATCAATCCTGGAGTTTGAGATGCCTTATTGTGGGATactcattcacacacaataACGGACACACTATTCTCCCTGTAAAGCCCATCATCAGTAGAACAGTGAATGGGAAGGATTACTATAAAAttggagtgtatgtggatcacagtgcaggaactctgtccttctacagcgtctctggagacacaatgatcctcatccacacagtccagaccacattcactcaaccactctatcctgggtttaggGTTTATTATagatcatcagtgaaactgttATAG